Part of the Chlorogloeopsis sp. ULAP01 genome, AAGTGGTTACTGCATTGTCACATTCCTCACCATACAACAAATGACAACGCTGAAGTACAAGGAGCAGGAGGTTTAACCATGATTATTAATGTTACCTAAGCTAAAACAGACTTCTCAACATAGGCAAGCCATTGATTTTTTACATCAGCTAATAATGCTCAATTTATTATGGCAATGATTCAAGTTTTAAAAACATTAAATTAATAGGAGTTTCATTATGGTATCGCCCACTCACGATCGGGAAAATCATCACCTTAGCAGGAACTCTTTTACTAAATTAAGAACGCGATCGCTCTCTCTTGCCACAGCTATAATCACAGGCTTAGTCTACTCAATCTGTATCCTATTTATTGCCTTAGCACCAAAAGCAGCAATGGCTTTTTTCAGCTACATTCTCCATGCGGACTTGAGCAATATTGCCCGAACAGTTACCTGGGGAAGCTTCATTGTTGGTCTTCTATTTTGGTCTGTAGGAACGGCTTTATATGCTGCCCTGATAGCTCGACTCTACAACAGCTTTGCAACTAGGTAAGAAGTCAAATATACATGAAAAACCTTTGTAATTCTATGGCAGTAATACATGGCGGCTACCTTACTAGGAGCCACTGCACGTCTACATTTAGTACGTCCTGCAAAATTAGCAAACATAGAGTACCAGTACAAACACGAGGTATTCAATGAAAATTCAAACAGCTTATTTACCCAATTACTTACCAACCTTGTCTCAATGCGATGACAACTACAGTGTAGAAGTCGCAATCCTGCAACGCCTTTTGGTCTTCTACGGCTACCTTAATAGCAATGCTGTTAATGGTGTCTTCGGATCTGACACCGATAACGCAGTGAGACAATTTCAACATGACAATGCTCTTTACGAAGATGGCACCGTTGGGCCTCATACCTGGGCGACACTAGCTGGTATCCCTTTCGAGAACAGTTAGAGACAGAGGCTCGCAGAGTCGGAATGAAATTGACCAAGGGAGAGTGCGCTAGTGCCGCATATGAGCAGAAGTAAACAATCAGTTGACAAAAGGTCAAAAGCAAGGGAGTAAAAGATTTTTTAACTTTAAACTTCTGAATACTTGACTTCCGCGTAGACGCACGTAGCGTGGCTTCTCGCAAAGTAGCGGTGCTAGTGCTTTTCTAATTTTTTTGCAAAACAACCAAATTTAACAATTAAAGCCCAATTTACACAGGAGGAAACTATGAGCGATTTAATTGCTATCGGCTTTAAAGATGAGTTTAAAGCAGAAGAGGTTCTGATTGATCTAAGAAAACTGGAACTAGAGTATCTTATCGACCTAGAAGATGCTGCCATTGTTGTCAGAAATAAAGAAGGCAAAGTCAAGATTAAGCAAACCCAAGAACTCGTGACTTCTGGTGCGTTAACTGGAGGTTTTTGGGGACTGCTTCTTGGTTTGATATTCTTTCACCCAATTTTGGCTCTCTTTGGTGCGGCTGCTGGCGCAATTTCGGGAGCGCTCACAGATATTGGCATTGACGATAACTTTATCCGAGAACTTGGTAACACACTAGAACCGGGAACATCTGCCCTATTTATACTGGTGAAAAAGTCTACTCCAGACAAAGTTTTAGACGATTTGAGGAAATTTGAGGGTAAGGTTTTACGAACTTCGCTATCAAAAGAAGATGAAGCAAAGCTACAGGCAGCTTTAACAAAAATTGAAGCCCAAGAAGAGGTTTTCGACAAGATTTAATTTCCACAACTAACTACAAAATTTTCATCCTACCCTACGGTTGATGCTACCGCCTATACCAGTAGGGGAGGGAGAAATTGCAGGAATATTATGTTTACGACAATGTGGCCTCAGACTCGAAAAAAATCAAAGAGTGGGCATCACAAGGGTTAGTAACTATCAGAACAAGAGAAAACCCATGAATCCTATTTTAAAAGACCCAGTTTGTGGCATGACCGTTCAACCAGGCAGAGAAATCACTGCCTTTTACCAGGAGCAAAAAATTCACTTCTGCTCCGAATTTTGTCGAAATAAATTTTTTCAGCATCCAGAGCTATACATCACCACACTAACTACCACCAGCTACGAAGAAGCCAAAGAAAATCGGCGGATTGCCTATTTCTCGATGGAGGTGGCTGTTGGTTCTGCTATGCCAACTTACAGTGGCGGCTTAGGTATACTGGCTGGCGACACTTTGAAATCCTTTGCCGATTTGCGAATACCTGCGGTTGGGGTAAGTCTACTCTATCGCAAAGGTTATTTTGACCAAAAGCTGGATGAGTGGGGAGGACAGCAGGAATTTCCTGTTTTGTGGAGTCCCGAACGTTTCCTGCACCTTTTGCCTGAAACCGTTCAGGTAGAAATTGAGCAGAGAACTGTACAAGTTCGAGCCTGGCAGTATGACATTGTTGGTTTAAGTGGCTACAACGTCCCTTTAATTTTGTTAGATACCGATGTTGATAAAAACACTGATTATGACCGTACTTTAACTGATTTTCTCTATGGCGGGGATGAGCGATATCGGCTGGCGCAGGAAATTCTGCTGGGGATTGGTGGTGTCAGAATGCTCAACGTCCTCGGTTACAGGGAAATTGAAAGATTCCATATGAACGAAGGACACGCCAGTTTGCTGCTTTTGGAGTTGCTAAAAGAACGAAACGGGATAAATACAGAAGCATGGAATTTTAGCAGCATCAGAAATCAATGCGTCTTTACCACTCATACCCCTGTTCCAGCAGGGCACGACCAGTTTGACTACGGTTTAGTGCAGTATAGTTTAGGGCAAATAGTGCCGTTTGATGTACTGCAAATGCTGGGGGGACACGATCGCCTAAACATGACTATGCTAGGACTAAACTTGAGCCACTATGTCAACGGTGTTGCCAAGCGGCACGAGGAAGTTTCGCAAGAAATGTTCCCCGGCTATCCCATCCACCACATTACAAATGGTGTTCACTCATGGACATGGACTTGTGACAGCTTTAGAACCCTCTACGATCAATATATTCCTGGCTGGAGTAACGATCCCTCAATGCTAAGGCACGCCATCAGTATTCCCCAACAGGAGATTTGGAATGCTCATTTAGCGGCTAAAGCTCGTCTTTTAACTTACATTCAGGAAAAAACCGATTTTTCGCTATCTGCGGAGACTCTGACGATTGGCTTTGCTCGCAGAGCTACTCTTTACAAGCGGGCAGATTTAATTTTTTCAGATATCGATCAACTTTTGGAAATTGCCAAACAGGTTGGTTCTTTACAGTTTATTTTTGCTGGTAAGGCGCACCCCAAAGATTACGCTGGCAAGGAGTTAATTCGACGGATATTTGAAATTTCCCACCGATTACAGAAACAGATACCTATAGTTTTTTTGGAAAATTACGACATGGAGCTATCCAAGCTGATTGTATCTGGCGTGGATCTATGGCTCAACACGCCACAGCGACCTTTAGAAGCTTCCGGTACATCGGGTATGAAAGCAGCACATAACGGTGTTCCCAGTTTCAGCATACTCGATGGTTGGTGGATTGAGGGACATATCGAAGGGGTGACTGGCTGGTCTATTGGTTCTAGAGAACCTGAGTTTTCTGGTTCAGATGTCCTGAACCGCCAGGATGCAAAGGACTTATATCAGAAGTTGAAAAACGTAATTGTACCCTTGTTTTATCAGGAGCGCGAGTGGTGGGTGGATGTAATGCGACATGCGATCGCACTAAATGCCTCATTTTTTAATACCCACCGTATGGTACAGCAGTATGTCACGAATGCCTATCTGCCCTGAAGGTTTTTCTAAAACTTAGGAGGGTTCTATGTTTCACAAGATTTTGGTTGCAATAGATTGTTCTAAATTTAGCAAGCGTGTTTTTGAAGAGGCACTTGCCCAAGCAAAAGCCAACGCAGCAAGCCTTATGGTGTTACACGTTTTATCTCCAGATGAAGAGGATTGTCCAGATACCTCTGGACTTTTAAACACCTATTATTACGCGGGAACAGATAGCGAAGCTGCTCAACACTGCCAAAAAATGTGGGAGGAATTTTCCCAAAAGGGTTTGGAGATGGTAAAGGCGCGCGCCGCCGAAGCAATAGCCGCCGGAGTGAACGCAGAATTTACTCAGAAACCTGGCAGTCCCGGTCGAACTATCTGTGATGTCGCTCGTACTTGGGAGGCTGACTTAATTGTAATTGGGCGACGGGGTCATTCAGGTTTGAGTGAGTTATTTCTGGGGAGTGTCAGTAATTACGTACTCCACTATGCTCCTTGTTCAGTCCTAACTGTGCAGTTCCAGATCAAGACAAGTAAGCAACCTGCACAAAGTCGTGAAGCGGCATGATTTCCACTAATCAAAAACTAATTAATAGTAAGGAGAACGAGAATGCTTCTAATTCATTCGCAATATCAATCTAGTTTCGATGTCGCCATGTATTGTGCGGTGGAGTGCGAACACTGTGCTGAAGCCTGTACAGGTCATGCAGAAATGATCAGATGTGCCCGCATCTGCCTTGATTGTGCTGAGATTTGCCGCACTTGCGCCATCTACATGGTGCGAGGGTCGTACTTTGTTGCCCATCTGGCGCGGACTTGTGCTGATATCTGCGAAGCTTGTGCCATTGAATGCGAAAAGTACGATATGGAGCATTGCCGCAAATGTGCTCATGCTTGTCGGCAGGCAGTGGAGGCATACCGCAAGATTGCGGATATTGCGGCAGCATAAGCTAGATGTACAGGGCAAACGTATCTTGTTCTCAACTACTTGCTAGATAAAGTGGTTGCCCAGCAAGGCTACTCAAATTTAGATGCCTACGCCCTTTCGGATGGATTTCTACTCTCAATCTGACTACCTAGTAGCAAAAGTTTAGTCATGAAAATTATTCATCTCCAATTAGAAAACATCATGTGTGACTTTTGTGCCGAAGTGATCGAGCGAGCACTTCACAGTCTTCCAGGTATTAGTGAGTGCAGTGTGAACTCTACTGAGAAGCGAGCGACTATTGAATACAATCCACAGCTTACAAATCTGGAGACCATCCAGAAAGCTCTAGAGATTGCGGGTTACGCCGCGCGACCATTGGATAAGCAGTTTAATTGAGGATTAACTTATGCAGCACGAACAGGGCCATCACGGACACCATTCACACAGTGCTTCCACTTCCCCCAGTAAACATGAGGGGCACGATAAACACGCTGGACATAACCCGGAGATATTTAAGCGACGCTTCTTTATCTGTCTTGTGCTGACGCTACCCGTTCTTTACTACGATCCAGCTTTTCAGGGTTGGTTTGGCTATGAAGCAGTACAGTTTCCAGGTTCAAACTGGGTGGGGCCTTTCCTAAGTATCATAATTTACTTTTACGGCGGTTGGGTCTTCCTCAAAGGAGCTTGGTACGAACTTCGGAGCAAAGTTGGGATGATGACCCTGATCGCTCTGGCGATTACCGTTGCCTTCGTTTACAGTCTGGCAATTACCTTTTTGAGATTAGAGGGACAGTCGTTCTATTGGGAACTGGTTACCCTAGTAGATATTATGCTGCTGGGTCACTGGATTGAGATGGCATCGGTGCAGGGAGCTAGTCGTGCCTTGGAACACCTGGCAAACCTTGTGCCAGACATTGCTCATCGCCTGGTGCAGGGACGGATTGAGGATGTACCCGTAGGAGAGTTACAACAAGGTGATAGAATTCTCATTCGTCCTGGAGAACAGATTCCCATTGACGGGGAGGTGGAAGAAGGAGCTTCTAGCGTCAATGAAGCATTTCTCACCGGAGAGTCGCGTCCGATTACGAAGCAAGTAGGGGATGAGGTGGTTGCAGGTGCTGTCAATGCTGAAGGTGCTTTAACCGTCAAGGTAACACGCACGGGAGAGCAGACAACTCTGAACCAGATTATGCGCTTGGTGGAAGAAGCCCAATCGTCACGCAGCCGTTTTCAGGCGCTGGCGGATCAGATTGCCTACTGGCTAACCTTGATTGCTATTGGAGTAGGAACACTGACGTTTGTTGTCTGGTTTGGGTTGAATGCTGGGTTAGTGTTCGCTATTGAACGAGCCGTTACAGTGCTTGTAATTGCCTGTCCCCATGCTCTCGGTTTGGCAATCCCACTAGTAATTGTTAACGCCACTGGCTTATCTGCAAAGCATGGAATTTTGGTGCGACGGCGAGAAGCGTTTGAGCGTGCCCGGAAAATTAAGGCGATCGCTTTTGACAAAACTGGAACTCTCACTGAAGGTCGGTTTGGGGTACAGCGGATTTACACCGAGGGTATGGATGAGCTAGAAGCACTCTCTATTGCTGCTGCTTTGGAAGCTTTGTCAGAACACCCCTTGGCTCAAGCAGTGGTGCAAGAAGCCGAGATCCGTCAAGTGTCTCTGGCAAAAGCGAGAGATTTCCAAGCTGTTGCAGGCAAAGGGGTTGAAGGTACTGTCAATGGCAAACGCTATCGAGTTGGGCGACCGGAATGGGCGCAGGAATTGAATCTGGCTTTCTCTGCCAAGCTGCAAACGGGTTTGGAAAACATTGAGTCTCGTGGCGAGAGTGCGATCGCCCTGTTAAACTCGGAGCGTATGATTGCTCTGTTTGGACTGGCAGACCAAGTGCGAGAACAGGCACGTACCGCAGTACAGCGACTCCAAGAAATGCAGGTTCAGGTAGTTATGATTACCGGAGATGCTGAAGCAGTCGCAAAAACTGTTGCAGAGGATTTAAGTATTGACCGTTACTATGCCCGCATCCTACCGCAGGACAAAGCTGCTATTGTACGTAAATTAAAAGCATCACAGCCTACGGCGTTTGTTGGCGATGGTATAAACGATGCACCTGCTTTGTTTGAGTCAGATTTGGGACTCGCCATCGGAGCAGGCACTAATGTAGCAATTGAGTCTGCTGATTTAGTACTGGTTAAGAGTAATCCTTTAGACGCTGCCTATGCCTTAAAACTATCAAAAGCTACCTACGGGAAAATGCGTCAGAACCTTGTTTGGGCAACGGGTTACAACGTTATTGGTATTCCCCTAGCAGCTGGTGTTGCCTATCCTTTAGGTATCTTGCTTCCTCCAGCTTTAGCAGCAGTGTTCATGAGTGTTTCTACTGTAGTTGTATCTATTAATGCAATGCTGCTGCGACGAGTGCAGTTAGGTTAAGCATAGTTTGGGACTTGTAGCACACAGAGTTAACAGACTCTGATAATCAGATGGAAATAAATCAAATTCTTTGTAGAAATCTTACCATGAATCAAGACTATAAATTACAAAATACTCCTCAAAT contains:
- a CDS encoding DUF5676 family membrane protein gives rise to the protein MVSPTHDRENHHLSRNSFTKLRTRSLSLATAIITGLVYSICILFIALAPKAAMAFFSYILHADLSNIARTVTWGSFIVGLLFWSVGTALYAALIARLYNSFATR
- the glgP gene encoding alpha-glucan family phosphorylase, which gives rise to MNPILKDPVCGMTVQPGREITAFYQEQKIHFCSEFCRNKFFQHPELYITTLTTTSYEEAKENRRIAYFSMEVAVGSAMPTYSGGLGILAGDTLKSFADLRIPAVGVSLLYRKGYFDQKLDEWGGQQEFPVLWSPERFLHLLPETVQVEIEQRTVQVRAWQYDIVGLSGYNVPLILLDTDVDKNTDYDRTLTDFLYGGDERYRLAQEILLGIGGVRMLNVLGYREIERFHMNEGHASLLLLELLKERNGINTEAWNFSSIRNQCVFTTHTPVPAGHDQFDYGLVQYSLGQIVPFDVLQMLGGHDRLNMTMLGLNLSHYVNGVAKRHEEVSQEMFPGYPIHHITNGVHSWTWTCDSFRTLYDQYIPGWSNDPSMLRHAISIPQQEIWNAHLAAKARLLTYIQEKTDFSLSAETLTIGFARRATLYKRADLIFSDIDQLLEIAKQVGSLQFIFAGKAHPKDYAGKELIRRIFEISHRLQKQIPIVFLENYDMELSKLIVSGVDLWLNTPQRPLEASGTSGMKAAHNGVPSFSILDGWWIEGHIEGVTGWSIGSREPEFSGSDVLNRQDAKDLYQKLKNVIVPLFYQEREWWVDVMRHAIALNASFFNTHRMVQQYVTNAYLP
- a CDS encoding heavy metal translocating P-type ATPase, translating into MQHEQGHHGHHSHSASTSPSKHEGHDKHAGHNPEIFKRRFFICLVLTLPVLYYDPAFQGWFGYEAVQFPGSNWVGPFLSIIIYFYGGWVFLKGAWYELRSKVGMMTLIALAITVAFVYSLAITFLRLEGQSFYWELVTLVDIMLLGHWIEMASVQGASRALEHLANLVPDIAHRLVQGRIEDVPVGELQQGDRILIRPGEQIPIDGEVEEGASSVNEAFLTGESRPITKQVGDEVVAGAVNAEGALTVKVTRTGEQTTLNQIMRLVEEAQSSRSRFQALADQIAYWLTLIAIGVGTLTFVVWFGLNAGLVFAIERAVTVLVIACPHALGLAIPLVIVNATGLSAKHGILVRRREAFERARKIKAIAFDKTGTLTEGRFGVQRIYTEGMDELEALSIAAALEALSEHPLAQAVVQEAEIRQVSLAKARDFQAVAGKGVEGTVNGKRYRVGRPEWAQELNLAFSAKLQTGLENIESRGESAIALLNSERMIALFGLADQVREQARTAVQRLQEMQVQVVMITGDAEAVAKTVAEDLSIDRYYARILPQDKAAIVRKLKASQPTAFVGDGINDAPALFESDLGLAIGAGTNVAIESADLVLVKSNPLDAAYALKLSKATYGKMRQNLVWATGYNVIGIPLAAGVAYPLGILLPPALAAVFMSVSTVVVSINAMLLRRVQLG
- a CDS encoding DUF1269 domain-containing protein, which encodes MSDLIAIGFKDEFKAEEVLIDLRKLELEYLIDLEDAAIVVRNKEGKVKIKQTQELVTSGALTGGFWGLLLGLIFFHPILALFGAAAGAISGALTDIGIDDNFIRELGNTLEPGTSALFILVKKSTPDKVLDDLRKFEGKVLRTSLSKEDEAKLQAALTKIEAQEEVFDKI
- a CDS encoding peptidoglycan-binding domain-containing protein → MKIQTAYLPNYLPTLSQCDDNYSVEVAILQRLLVFYGYLNSNAVNGVFGSDTDNAVRQFQHDNALYEDGTVGPHTWATLAGIPFENS
- a CDS encoding four-helix bundle copper-binding protein; protein product: MIRCARICLDCAEICRTCAIYMVRGSYFVAHLARTCADICEACAIECEKYDMEHCRKCAHACRQAVEAYRKIADIAAA
- a CDS encoding heavy metal-associated domain-containing protein, giving the protein MKIIHLQLENIMCDFCAEVIERALHSLPGISECSVNSTEKRATIEYNPQLTNLETIQKALEIAGYAARPLDKQFN
- a CDS encoding universal stress protein, with the translated sequence MFHKILVAIDCSKFSKRVFEEALAQAKANAASLMVLHVLSPDEEDCPDTSGLLNTYYYAGTDSEAAQHCQKMWEEFSQKGLEMVKARAAEAIAAGVNAEFTQKPGSPGRTICDVARTWEADLIVIGRRGHSGLSELFLGSVSNYVLHYAPCSVLTVQFQIKTSKQPAQSREAA